The proteins below come from a single Pseudarthrobacter sp. SSS035 genomic window:
- a CDS encoding Xaa-Pro peptidase family protein, with the protein MSQTTTAATLPSQLTEAATFAGQGRRTPPASTADRAIKRRRVLDILDAKGQDSLLLTTHTSLAWYLDGSRVHISLAGDPIAALLVDRDGDHLVTFNNEAGRVAAEELPAGVALHAVPWYGNLHEVAAAVGRSSGVGSGTPLAEASVATELRAARQQLLPGESARYAHLCAELAGIMTDVLSTARPDTTEFELVSALAARVVGAGAEPLVLLCNGSSRSDYRHPLATHAPLGRRAMAVVCARRDGLVANITRWVRFDAGTPEERDAESRIAAVEADIFDATVPGALLDHVFGEIKAAYVRHGFGAEQWEQHHQGGPAGYAGRDPRVTAAATDTVVLNQPFTWNPSGPGVKIEDTVQLTESGMKVLTLDDRWPAATVNGLKRPVTLQL; encoded by the coding sequence ATGAGCCAGACAACCACCGCTGCAACACTGCCGTCGCAGCTGACTGAAGCCGCAACCTTTGCGGGCCAGGGCCGCCGCACGCCGCCCGCCTCTACGGCGGACCGTGCCATCAAGCGGCGACGCGTCCTGGACATTCTCGATGCCAAGGGGCAGGACTCGTTGCTGCTGACCACGCACACGTCGCTGGCCTGGTACCTGGACGGCAGCCGTGTCCACATCAGCCTGGCCGGCGACCCCATCGCCGCGCTGCTGGTGGACCGGGACGGCGACCACCTGGTGACTTTCAACAACGAGGCGGGGCGGGTTGCGGCCGAGGAGCTCCCCGCCGGGGTTGCCCTCCACGCCGTGCCCTGGTACGGGAACCTGCATGAGGTTGCAGCCGCCGTCGGACGTTCGTCCGGAGTGGGCTCCGGCACCCCGCTGGCCGAGGCTTCGGTGGCCACAGAACTGAGGGCTGCCCGGCAGCAACTGCTGCCCGGCGAGAGCGCCCGGTACGCCCACCTCTGCGCGGAACTGGCCGGCATCATGACCGATGTGCTGTCCACCGCCCGGCCGGACACCACCGAATTCGAACTGGTGTCCGCCCTGGCCGCCCGCGTGGTTGGAGCGGGCGCGGAGCCGCTGGTACTCCTGTGCAACGGCAGCTCCCGGAGCGACTACCGGCACCCGTTGGCCACACACGCGCCCCTCGGACGCCGCGCCATGGCCGTGGTGTGCGCTCGCCGGGACGGCCTGGTCGCGAACATCACCCGCTGGGTAAGGTTCGACGCCGGGACCCCCGAAGAGCGCGACGCCGAGTCCCGGATCGCCGCCGTGGAAGCGGACATCTTCGACGCAACGGTTCCCGGTGCACTGCTGGACCACGTCTTCGGCGAGATCAAGGCGGCCTACGTCCGCCACGGTTTCGGCGCCGAGCAGTGGGAGCAGCACCACCAGGGCGGACCGGCAGGCTATGCCGGGCGGGATCCGCGCGTCACCGCGGCAGCCACCGACACCGTGGTCCTGAACCAGCCGTTCACCTGGAACCCATCGGGACCCGGCGTGAAGATCGAGGACACGGTCCAGCTCACGGAGTCGGGCATGAAGGTCCTGACGCTGGATGACCGCTGGCCCGCTGCTACCGTGAACGGCCTTAAGCGGCCGGTGACGCTGCAGCTGTAG
- a CDS encoding DUF1508 domain-containing protein yields the protein MAGMFELFIDAESYFRFRLTAPDGTVMAVSKAFDNKTAAVAGIAAVREYAGMGLIADVSPTERRATPPEARDVTVQVREVRRIPAADLHARSREIHRATSDRRLAGAV from the coding sequence ATGGCCGGAATGTTCGAACTGTTCATTGACGCGGAGTCGTATTTCAGGTTCCGTCTGACCGCGCCGGATGGCACCGTGATGGCAGTGTCCAAGGCCTTTGACAACAAGACCGCAGCTGTTGCCGGGATCGCCGCCGTGCGTGAGTACGCCGGCATGGGACTGATTGCCGATGTTTCCCCAACGGAAAGGCGGGCCACGCCGCCGGAGGCACGTGACGTCACTGTCCAGGTTCGTGAAGTCCGGCGCATTCCGGCTGCTGACCTTCACGCACGTTCCCGGGAAATCCATCGCGCCACCAGCGACCGTCGATTGGCCGGCGCAGTTTAA
- a CDS encoding DUF6807 family protein, whose product MTQQSAPAAPASSATAGEVPAALPRIALVGVHGFGESHLANLARLEQAGALHLVAVADPNPPETGTLAGSVAVFNTLDQLLEAGPVPDVVILATPIQTHAPLAVAALAAGADVYVEKPPVASMAQFQEVLAAAESAGRLVQVGFQSLGSLALPEIRNTIESGDIGDVLGLSATGMWLRTRGYFKRSRWAGKRSLDGIDVVDGVATNALAHAVATALNMAGAHTVADVASVETDLYRANDTQSDDTSVIRVRTVAGQTLLCALTLCAPEQQRPSVTVHGTRGEMTFFYTEDELVTTTADGERRETFGRTDLLENLLAARAAGTPLPGTPLLSALPDAGAFMCVLEAIRTAPAPREIDAGHVSWEGDGDDAHPVVHGIAALIERATKAQATFAELGVPWARSLPPVRTFDLAGHPVADYQGGSRIRAVSSPRPYLHPVRTLAGTVVTDHQPLDHVWHLGVGVALQDVDGVNFWGGRTYTRAAGEYVWRPDHGSIDRAGEPTEQDGELTENLSWNGPDGAPILTEQRTWTWAAVGPSVWRLTLDFALSPAGNQPVSLGSPGSNGRVGGGYGGFFWRLPECSGARVWTPSEAGESAVHGSVTPWLAWSGGFTGGTFDGGTDVGAVRDGGAATLVFVAAADSTDPWFVRVDGYPGVGQSLAWDAPVIAEPGTPVRRSVTVFVADGILGSEDIETLINTQGDNS is encoded by the coding sequence ATGACTCAGCAATCCGCCCCCGCGGCACCCGCTAGCTCTGCAACGGCAGGTGAGGTTCCGGCAGCCCTCCCGCGCATTGCCCTCGTGGGTGTGCACGGTTTTGGCGAATCGCACCTGGCCAACCTCGCCAGGCTCGAGCAAGCCGGGGCCCTGCACCTGGTGGCAGTGGCGGACCCCAACCCACCGGAAACGGGCACGCTGGCCGGGTCCGTGGCCGTATTCAACACCCTGGACCAGTTGCTGGAAGCCGGGCCGGTCCCGGACGTGGTCATCCTGGCCACCCCCATCCAGACGCACGCTCCCCTGGCCGTGGCGGCGTTGGCCGCCGGTGCCGACGTGTACGTGGAGAAGCCGCCCGTGGCATCCATGGCCCAGTTCCAGGAAGTGCTGGCCGCCGCCGAATCCGCCGGCCGGCTCGTCCAGGTGGGGTTCCAGAGCCTGGGCTCGCTGGCCCTGCCGGAAATCCGGAACACCATCGAATCCGGTGATATCGGAGACGTGCTGGGACTCAGCGCCACCGGCATGTGGCTGCGGACCAGGGGCTACTTCAAGCGCTCCCGGTGGGCCGGCAAACGTAGCCTGGACGGCATCGATGTGGTGGACGGCGTGGCCACCAATGCCTTGGCACACGCCGTGGCCACCGCCCTGAACATGGCCGGCGCCCACACGGTGGCCGACGTCGCCTCCGTGGAAACGGACCTCTACCGCGCCAACGACACCCAGAGCGATGACACCTCGGTGATCCGCGTCCGCACGGTGGCCGGACAGACCCTGTTGTGCGCGCTCACGCTGTGCGCCCCCGAACAGCAGCGGCCTTCCGTCACGGTCCATGGGACGCGGGGCGAGATGACGTTCTTCTACACCGAAGACGAACTGGTCACCACGACGGCGGACGGCGAGCGCCGGGAGACCTTCGGCCGGACCGACCTGCTGGAGAACCTGCTCGCTGCCCGGGCGGCCGGCACTCCCCTGCCCGGCACTCCCCTGCTCAGTGCACTGCCGGATGCCGGCGCATTCATGTGTGTGCTGGAAGCCATCCGCACCGCCCCCGCGCCGCGGGAAATCGACGCCGGCCATGTCAGCTGGGAGGGCGACGGCGATGATGCCCACCCGGTGGTCCACGGCATTGCCGCGCTGATCGAGCGCGCCACCAAGGCGCAGGCCACCTTTGCCGAGCTAGGCGTCCCCTGGGCGCGCAGCCTGCCGCCGGTCCGGACCTTCGACCTTGCCGGGCATCCCGTGGCGGACTATCAGGGCGGCAGCCGCATCCGCGCCGTGTCCTCTCCCCGCCCGTACCTGCACCCCGTCCGCACGCTGGCCGGGACCGTTGTGACGGACCACCAGCCGCTGGACCACGTGTGGCACCTGGGCGTGGGGGTGGCCCTCCAGGACGTGGACGGCGTCAACTTCTGGGGCGGGCGCACCTACACCCGGGCGGCCGGCGAATACGTCTGGCGCCCGGACCACGGCAGCATCGACCGGGCCGGCGAACCAACCGAACAGGATGGCGAGCTGACCGAGAACCTCTCCTGGAACGGGCCCGACGGCGCTCCCATTCTGACCGAACAGCGCACCTGGACGTGGGCCGCCGTCGGGCCTTCCGTCTGGCGCCTCACCCTGGACTTTGCGCTCTCCCCCGCCGGCAACCAGCCGGTGAGCCTGGGCAGCCCGGGTTCCAACGGCCGGGTTGGAGGCGGTTACGGCGGGTTCTTCTGGCGCCTTCCCGAATGTTCCGGGGCGCGCGTCTGGACGCCTTCGGAGGCGGGTGAGTCCGCCGTGCACGGCAGTGTTACGCCGTGGCTCGCCTGGTCGGGCGGCTTCACGGGGGGAACGTTCGACGGCGGCACTGACGTTGGCGCCGTTCGCGACGGCGGCGCGGCCACACTCGTATTCGTCGCCGCCGCGGATTCAACGGACCCGTGGTTCGTCCGGGTGGACGGATATCCGGGAGTTGGCCAGTCGCTGGCCTGGGACGCGCCCGTCATCGCCGAACCCGGCACCCCGGTTCGCCGCAGTGTGACCGTGTTCGTTGCCGACGGGATTTTAGGTTCGGAAGACATCGAGACATTGATCAACACACAGGGGGACAACTCATGA
- a CDS encoding acetylxylan esterase gives MSKDSRPVRPSAIAGYENWPGYVRDRPRHQAATPAAQELSDALGVPAVVPPADITVHWEETYDGVTTSQLSWQLGFGPRTTGWLMRPAGSSGPLPGVLALHCHGGNKFGGADRLVTLPEPHPSAAEAPTGHYGGRALATEVAREGFAVLAHDTFTWGSRRFDLSTPPWRTESALVARKSQWREAGVVPSDAELYNAAAGIHEDTVAKAAGLLGTSLAGTVAHDDLAALEILAGLPGVDAERLGCIGFSGGGGRALALAVLSPRIRSYVVTCMMATFQSLLPAYLDAHSWLLQTPGLWKLGDWPELTGRSGADGLLVQYALADELFPEEGMRDAHRILESLHPAGSYTGRFWPGGHVFTVEMQNEAISYLSRTLGAAGPARPQPFAPSNPLATEDPR, from the coding sequence GTGAGCAAGGATTCCCGGCCGGTCCGGCCCAGCGCAATTGCAGGCTATGAGAACTGGCCTGGCTACGTCCGTGACCGGCCGCGCCACCAGGCAGCCACCCCGGCGGCGCAGGAGCTTTCGGACGCCTTGGGCGTTCCGGCAGTCGTTCCCCCGGCGGACATCACCGTCCACTGGGAGGAAACGTACGACGGCGTCACCACCTCCCAGCTCAGCTGGCAGTTGGGCTTCGGCCCCCGCACCACGGGCTGGCTGATGCGGCCGGCCGGGAGTTCCGGGCCGCTGCCCGGCGTGTTGGCCCTGCACTGCCACGGCGGAAACAAGTTCGGCGGAGCGGACCGGCTGGTCACGCTTCCCGAGCCCCACCCCTCCGCCGCGGAAGCCCCCACCGGGCACTACGGAGGGCGCGCACTGGCCACGGAGGTCGCCCGCGAGGGCTTCGCCGTCCTGGCCCACGACACCTTTACCTGGGGCAGCCGGCGCTTCGATCTGTCCACCCCGCCGTGGCGGACGGAATCCGCGCTGGTGGCGAGGAAGTCGCAGTGGCGGGAGGCCGGCGTCGTACCTTCCGATGCCGAACTGTACAACGCCGCCGCGGGAATCCACGAGGACACCGTGGCCAAGGCGGCGGGCCTGCTGGGCACCAGCCTGGCGGGGACGGTGGCCCACGATGACCTGGCCGCCCTGGAGATCCTTGCCGGCCTGCCCGGGGTGGACGCGGAGCGGCTGGGCTGCATCGGGTTCTCCGGTGGCGGCGGCCGGGCACTGGCTTTGGCAGTTCTCAGCCCGCGGATCCGGAGCTATGTGGTCACGTGCATGATGGCCACGTTCCAGTCGCTGCTGCCCGCCTACCTGGATGCCCATTCCTGGCTGCTCCAGACCCCGGGCCTCTGGAAGCTGGGCGACTGGCCGGAACTGACCGGACGGTCCGGCGCCGACGGACTACTGGTGCAGTACGCGCTGGCCGATGAGCTGTTCCCGGAAGAGGGGATGCGGGACGCCCACCGGATCCTGGAGTCCCTGCACCCGGCCGGCTCCTACACCGGGCGTTTCTGGCCAGGCGGGCACGTCTTCACGGTCGAGATGCAGAATGAAGCCATCAGCTACCTGTCCAGGACCCTGGGCGCAGCGGGACCCGCCCGCCCCCAGCCTTTCGCCCCTAGCAACCCCTTAGCCACCGAGGACCCCAGATGA
- a CDS encoding carbohydrate ABC transporter permease, giving the protein MTTKLETLPAPDKKTAGPGKPTNHRKPTKRRESRGTLAFSRAARTKALIKHGILILAGGLMIYPLLWMVVSSLRANELIFREPGLWLNSLEMSNYTDGWSALTHPFGHYMLNSAIVVIGSILGNLISCSMAAYAFARLQFTGKKLFFGIMLLTIMLPFHVVIVPQYILFSQIGWVNTFWPLIVPKLLATDAFFVFLMVQFIRGIPKDLDEAARIDGAGHPRIFLRVILPLMVPALATTTIFTFIWTWNDFFGALIYLTDPDMFTVPVALRAFVDSQSATSWGSLFAMSIVSLLPVFLVFLFGQRFLIKGIATTGIK; this is encoded by the coding sequence ATGACGACTAAGCTTGAGACGCTGCCCGCCCCGGACAAAAAGACCGCCGGCCCCGGTAAGCCAACGAATCACCGCAAGCCCACCAAACGCCGCGAATCCCGTGGCACGCTCGCCTTCAGCAGGGCTGCCCGCACGAAGGCCTTGATCAAACATGGCATCCTGATCCTCGCCGGCGGACTGATGATCTACCCGCTGCTGTGGATGGTTGTCTCATCGCTCCGGGCCAATGAACTGATCTTCCGCGAGCCTGGCCTGTGGCTCAACAGCCTGGAGATGAGCAACTACACGGACGGCTGGTCCGCGCTGACGCACCCGTTCGGGCACTACATGCTCAACTCGGCCATCGTGGTGATCGGCTCCATCCTGGGAAACCTGATCTCCTGCTCCATGGCCGCCTACGCCTTCGCGCGGCTCCAGTTCACGGGCAAGAAGCTGTTCTTCGGGATCATGCTGCTGACCATCATGCTCCCATTCCACGTGGTGATCGTGCCGCAGTACATCCTGTTCTCGCAGATCGGTTGGGTGAACACTTTCTGGCCGCTCATTGTGCCAAAACTGCTGGCCACCGATGCATTCTTCGTGTTCCTGATGGTCCAGTTCATCCGCGGCATCCCCAAGGACCTGGATGAAGCGGCACGGATCGACGGCGCCGGCCACCCGCGCATCTTCCTGCGGGTCATCCTGCCCCTGATGGTTCCGGCCCTGGCCACCACCACCATCTTCACCTTCATCTGGACGTGGAACGACTTCTTCGGCGCCCTGATCTACCTGACGGATCCGGACATGTTCACCGTTCCGGTTGCGCTGCGCGCCTTCGTGGACTCGCAGTCCGCCACCAGCTGGGGATCGCTGTTCGCCATGTCCATCGTGTCCCTGCTCCCGGTGTTCCTGGTCTTCCTCTTCGGCCAGCGGTTCCTCATCAAGGGCATCGCCACCACCGGTATCAAGTAG
- a CDS encoding ABC transporter substrate-binding protein, whose protein sequence is MPSTGAPRRFRKTGVVAAAAAVVLALSACGGGAAPQSDGGPVELRFSWWGSDKRAQLTQAAIAAFEAENPNIKIKPEYGDWSGYWDKLATQVAANDAPDIIQMDEKYITEYSTRGALLDLSKYQIDTSKLDEAALNAGKSEDGLTGIPAGINAATILANPAVFKAAGVDLPDDKTWTWEDFGRISAELTEKSPKGTYGSAAYGTDEASLGVWLRQNGKSLYTSDGKLGFEPSDIADWWAFLKELSEKKAVPSASEVVEAEAAALDQSGLATGKNGLAFWWSNQLPALEKAAGSELQILRFPSTTGKAADAKLWYKASQFWSASSRTKHPVETAKFINFLANNTKAGEALLADRGVYPNSDVRAAIEPKLTPADIKVVKFIDQIKGELGEAPAPPPKGAGAIQEIVKRYTSEILFNRLSTDEAGKKAVDEMKSAIS, encoded by the coding sequence TTGCCATCCACCGGCGCACCCCGCCGTTTCCGCAAGACGGGTGTGGTTGCCGCCGCAGCCGCCGTCGTGCTTGCCCTGAGTGCCTGCGGCGGAGGAGCGGCCCCGCAGAGCGACGGCGGACCCGTTGAGCTGCGCTTCTCCTGGTGGGGCAGCGACAAGCGCGCCCAGCTGACGCAGGCGGCCATCGCGGCGTTCGAGGCCGAGAACCCCAACATCAAGATCAAGCCGGAGTACGGCGACTGGAGCGGATACTGGGACAAGCTGGCCACCCAGGTCGCCGCCAACGACGCCCCGGACATCATCCAGATGGACGAAAAATACATCACGGAGTATTCAACCCGCGGCGCGCTGCTTGACCTCTCCAAGTACCAGATCGACACGTCAAAGCTGGACGAAGCAGCCCTCAATGCCGGCAAGAGCGAAGACGGCCTGACCGGCATCCCCGCCGGCATCAACGCGGCCACCATCCTGGCCAATCCGGCTGTCTTCAAGGCTGCAGGCGTTGACCTTCCCGACGACAAGACCTGGACCTGGGAAGACTTCGGCCGCATCTCCGCCGAACTCACCGAGAAGTCCCCGAAGGGTACGTACGGCTCTGCCGCCTACGGAACGGACGAGGCCTCGCTGGGAGTCTGGCTCCGGCAGAACGGCAAGTCCCTGTACACGTCCGACGGCAAGCTGGGATTCGAGCCCTCGGACATCGCCGACTGGTGGGCTTTCCTGAAGGAGCTCAGCGAGAAGAAGGCTGTGCCGTCTGCATCGGAAGTTGTGGAAGCTGAGGCCGCAGCGCTGGACCAGAGTGGCCTGGCCACGGGCAAGAACGGGCTCGCCTTCTGGTGGTCCAACCAGCTGCCGGCGCTGGAGAAGGCCGCCGGAAGCGAGCTGCAGATCCTGCGCTTCCCGTCCACCACAGGCAAGGCTGCCGACGCCAAGCTCTGGTACAAGGCATCCCAGTTCTGGTCGGCTTCATCGCGCACCAAGCACCCCGTGGAAACGGCCAAGTTCATCAACTTCCTGGCCAACAACACCAAGGCAGGCGAGGCCCTGCTTGCCGACCGCGGCGTCTACCCGAACTCCGACGTCCGCGCCGCCATCGAGCCAAAGCTGACGCCCGCCGATATCAAGGTGGTCAAGTTCATCGACCAGATCAAGGGCGAACTCGGCGAGGCTCCGGCCCCGCCGCCGAAGGGCGCCGGCGCCATCCAGGAAATCGTCAAGCGCTACACCTCCGAGATCCTCTTCAACCGCCTGTCCACAGACGAG
- a CDS encoding carbohydrate ABC transporter permease translates to MSAISELSTLKRRKGPMTAAEKKANGRDNKAAYIFLLPWLVGLVAITVGPMLMSLYLSFTDYNLLQPPEWVGLDNFIRMFADARLHNSLGVTFTYVFVGVPLQLGVALLIALVLDKGLRGLPFYRSVFYLPSLLGGSVAVAILWKQIFGTTGLVNQALAMFGIQGPGWISDPSTALGSIVLLHVWTFGAPMIIFLAGLRQIPVMYYEAAKVDGASTLQQFWRITLPMLSPIIFFNLVLQIIGSFQSFTQAFIVSGGNGGPSDSTMFFTLYLYQKGFGQFDMGYASAMAWFLLVIIGVFTAINFIAAKYWVFYDD, encoded by the coding sequence ATGAGTGCCATCAGTGAACTGAGCACCCTCAAGCGCCGCAAAGGCCCCATGACGGCAGCGGAGAAAAAAGCGAACGGCCGGGACAATAAGGCCGCGTACATCTTCTTGCTGCCGTGGCTGGTGGGCCTTGTTGCCATCACCGTCGGTCCGATGCTGATGTCCCTGTACCTGTCCTTCACGGATTACAACCTGCTCCAGCCGCCGGAATGGGTGGGGCTGGACAACTTCATCCGCATGTTCGCCGACGCACGGCTGCACAACTCGCTGGGTGTGACGTTCACCTACGTCTTTGTAGGCGTCCCGCTGCAGCTCGGTGTCGCGCTGCTGATCGCGCTCGTGCTGGACAAGGGCCTGCGCGGGCTGCCGTTCTACCGCTCGGTCTTCTACCTGCCGTCCCTGCTGGGCGGTTCCGTGGCAGTTGCCATCCTGTGGAAGCAGATCTTCGGCACCACCGGCCTGGTCAATCAGGCCCTGGCCATGTTTGGCATTCAGGGTCCCGGCTGGATTTCCGATCCGAGCACCGCGCTGGGCTCCATCGTCCTGCTGCACGTGTGGACCTTCGGCGCCCCCATGATCATTTTCCTGGCCGGACTCCGCCAGATTCCGGTGATGTATTACGAAGCCGCAAAGGTGGACGGCGCCAGCACACTCCAGCAGTTCTGGCGCATCACGCTTCCCATGCTCAGCCCCATCATTTTCTTCAACCTGGTGCTCCAGATCATTGGATCCTTCCAGTCCTTCACGCAGGCGTTCATCGTTTCCGGCGGCAATGGCGGCCCTTCGGATTCGACGATGTTCTTCACGCTGTACCTGTACCAGAAGGGCTTTGGCCAGTTCGACATGGGCTATGCCTCCGCAATGGCGTGGTTCCTGCTGGTCATCATCGGTGTGTTCACCGCCATCAACTTCATCGCTGCAAAGTATTGGGTTTTCTATGACGACTAA
- a CDS encoding SDR family oxidoreductase has translation MQWSPDPDALRGRVAVVAGATRGAGRGIAAALGEAGATVICTGRSSAAGRSRSDYDRPETIEETADLVTRLGGAGVAIQVDHLDSEEVRRLAQRIRTEYGGLDVLVNDIWGAEVLKGGPAEWNTPIWEHDLDKGLRILRLGIDTHLITSHHLLPLLITKRGGLLIEVTDGTTKFNATEYRISVFYDLAKVAVNRLAFSQGHELEPHGVTAIAITPGWLRSEMMLDRFGVTETNWRDALDPGLAGGYPDAPAGFAFSESPRYVGRAVAAVAADPDRAKWNQQSVSSAQLAREYGFTDIDGLQPDGWSAH, from the coding sequence ATGCAATGGTCCCCGGATCCTGATGCCCTGCGAGGCCGAGTTGCAGTTGTTGCAGGAGCTACCCGAGGTGCTGGACGCGGCATAGCCGCTGCTCTGGGTGAGGCCGGGGCGACGGTAATCTGCACTGGACGCAGCAGCGCGGCCGGCAGAAGCAGGTCGGACTACGACCGGCCCGAGACCATTGAGGAGACAGCCGATCTGGTCACACGGCTCGGCGGCGCCGGGGTCGCCATCCAGGTCGATCATCTCGACTCCGAAGAGGTCCGAAGATTGGCCCAACGGATCCGAACTGAATATGGCGGTCTCGATGTGCTGGTCAACGACATCTGGGGTGCTGAGGTCCTGAAAGGTGGCCCAGCCGAGTGGAACACCCCTATCTGGGAGCACGACCTAGACAAAGGGCTGCGCATCCTGCGACTAGGCATTGACACTCATCTGATCACCTCGCACCATCTGCTTCCGCTGCTAATCACCAAGCGTGGGGGTCTTCTCATTGAAGTCACCGATGGGACTACCAAATTCAACGCCACTGAGTACCGGATCTCGGTGTTCTACGACCTGGCCAAGGTCGCGGTCAATCGGTTGGCCTTTTCTCAAGGCCACGAACTGGAACCGCACGGCGTCACAGCGATCGCCATCACGCCTGGATGGCTACGGTCGGAGATGATGCTCGATCGCTTCGGAGTCACCGAAACCAACTGGCGCGACGCTTTGGACCCCGGCCTGGCGGGCGGATACCCAGACGCCCCCGCAGGTTTCGCTTTCTCGGAGTCACCCCGCTATGTCGGTCGGGCCGTAGCTGCGGTGGCAGCGGACCCTGACCGCGCGAAATGGAATCAGCAGTCGGTCAGCTCGGCTCAACTTGCCAGAGAGTATGGATTCACCGACATAGATGGTTTGCAGCCCGATGGCTGGAGCGCGCACTAA